A genomic window from Glycine max cultivar Williams 82 chromosome 17, Glycine_max_v4.0, whole genome shotgun sequence includes:
- the LOC100806754 gene encoding probable galacturonosyltransferase-like 1: MKSNPKSKTPPHLLYYLLIILSLLFFFPCVSSTQQFKEAPQFYNSPNCPSIEHNICSEEAVHVAMTLDTTYIRGSMAAILSVLQHSSCPQNTFFHFVCSSNDNTNASLLRATISNTFPYLNFQLYPFHDAVVSGLISTSIRAALDCPLNYARSYLANLIPPCVKRVVYLDSDLVLVDDIAKLATTSLGENNNVLAAPEYCNANFTSYFTPTFWSNPSLSLTFADRKQKACYFNTGVMVIDLERWREGDYTRKIEEWMELQKRMRIYELGSLPPFLLVFAGNIVSVDHRWNQHGLGGDNFRGLCRDLHPGPVSLLHWSGKGKPWVRLDANRPCPLDALWAPYDLLRTPFSFDS, from the coding sequence ATGAAGTCCAATCCAAAATCAAAAACACCACCCCACTTATTATACTACCTTCTAATAATCCTCTCCTTACTGTTCTTCTTCCCGTGTGTATCCTCTACCCAACAATTCAAAGAAGCCCCTCAATTCTACAACTCCCCAAACTGCCCCTCAATTGAACACAACATATGCTCCGAGGAAGCCGTCCACGTGGCAATGACACTCGACACGACATACATCCGAGGATCCATGGCGGCGATCCTTTCCGTCCTCCAACACTCTTCGTGCCCCCAAAACACCTTCTTCCACTTCGTGTGCTCCTCCAATGACAACACCAACGCGTCCCTCCTACGCGCCACAATCTCCAACACATTCCCCTACCTGAATTTCCAACTCTACCCCTTCCACGACGCCGTCGTTTCGGGCCTCATCTCCACCTCCATCCGCGCCGCACTCGATTGCCCCCTCAACTACGCGCGCAGCTACTTGGCCAACCTCATCCCGCCCTGCGTGAAGCGCGTGGTGTACCTCGACTCCGACCTCGTACTCGTCGACGACATCGCCAAGCTCGCGACAACCTCGTTGGGAGAAAACAACAACGTTTTGGCGGCGCCGGAATATTGCAACGCGAACTTCACCTCGTACTTCACTCCCACGTTCTGGTCGAACCCTTCTCTGTCGCTAACGTTCGCGGACAGAAAACAGAAAGCGTGTTACTTTAACACGGGGGTGATGGTGATTGATTTGGAACGGTGGCGCGAAGGGGATTACACGAGAAAAATCGAGGAGTGGATGGAGCTTCAGAAGAGGATGAGAATCTACGAACTTGGTTCGTTGCCGCCGTTTTTGCTTGTGTTTGCGGGGAACATTGTTTCGGTGGATCATAGGTGGAACCAACATGGTTTAGGAGGGGACAATTTTCGAGGTCTGTGTCGGGATCTGCACCCAGGTCCGGTGAGTTTGTTGCATTGGAGTGGGAAGGGGAAACCATGGGTGAGATTGGACGCTAACAGGCCTTGTCCTTTGGATGCGCTTTGGGCACCTTATGATCTATTACGTACCCCCTTTTCTTtcgactcttga